A genomic segment from Nicotiana sylvestris chromosome 1, ASM39365v2, whole genome shotgun sequence encodes:
- the LOC138872113 gene encoding uncharacterized protein translates to MGQIENMFNQLMEKNPDTDAQLASHNTSIRNLEVQLGQISQALNTNPKWELPSDTMVNPKGGNNTGHAMAVTTRSGEGGDAPTSSQRKIMDDEKVVQEYEIPNNMVQANDEVRIDIDDNAEEAHEEVNLSRKHIVDIPEPVVQKAKAPMPRPPPPYPQRLAKQNGDNQLKKFMNMMKSLSINVPLVEALEQIPSYAKFMKDLVTKERSMNFETIKMTHQASTIVLLMAPKLKDHGAFTIPCTIRSVEFAKALCNLRANINLMSYLVLKTLGIGKLRPTSMRLQMVDRTVKRPLGVIDDVLVRVDKFILPANFVIRDCEVNEVPIILGRYFLATDETSDVMNVDDTFEVVFHNCDDEEMEGYMECVNSLQGMWSYTYEPRKLSLDLENRTAHPTKPSIEESLILD, encoded by the exons ATGGGACAAATTGAGAATATGTTCAACCAATTAATGGAGAAGAATCCCGACACCGATGCACAACTAGCCTCACACAACACATCAATTCGCAACTTGGAAGTTCAATTAGGGCAAATCTCTCAAGCTTTAAACACTAATCCTAAGTGGGAACTACCAAGTGACACGatggtgaacccaaagggtgggaacaacacgGGACATGCCATGGCCGTTACTACAAGGAGTGGAGAAGGTGGGGATGCACCCACTTCAAGTCAAAGGAAAATTATGGATGATGAGAAAGTGGTACAAGAATATGAAATCCCGAACAATATGGTTCAAGCAAATGATGaagtgcggattgatattgatgacaatGCGGAGGAAGCTCATGAGGAAGTGAACCTGTCTAGGAAGCACATTGTTGACATACCAGAACCGGTAGTacaaaaggctaaggcaccaatgcctaggcctcctcctccatatcctcaaaggcttgccaagCAAAATGGTGATAATCAATTAAAAAAATTCATGAACATGATGAAGAGTCTATCTATCAATGTACCATTGGTTGAAGCTTTGGAGCAAATTCCCagttatgcaaagttcatgaaggattTGGTGACAAAGGAGCGATCAATGAAttttgaaactataaagatgactcatcaaGCGAGTACAATTGTTCTTTTAATGGCTCCTAAATTGAAAGACCACGGCGCTTTCACAATTCCTTGTACCATAAGAAGTGTTGaatttgctaaagctctatgtaATCTTAGGGCAAATATCAATTTGATGTCCTATTTAGTTTtaaagactttgggaattgggaaactaagacccacatctatgagattacaaatggtcGATCGTACAGTGAAGAGACCATTGGGAGTGATTGATGATGTGTTAgttcgtgttgataaattcattcttccgGCGAATTTTGTCATTCGTGATTGTGAGGTTAACgaggtgccgattattcttgggagATATTTCCTTGCTACAG ATGAAACAAGTGATGTGATGAATGTTGATGATACATTTGAGGTCGTCTTTCACAATTGTGATGACGAAGAAATGGAGGGTTACAtggaatgtgtgaactctttgcaaggaatgtggtcgtacacttatgagccccgcaaattgtccttggatcttgaaaatagaaCCGCTCATCCAACAAAGCCTTCAATCGAGGAGTCTCTCATCTTGGATTAA